A region from the Manihot esculenta cultivar AM560-2 chromosome 13, M.esculenta_v8, whole genome shotgun sequence genome encodes:
- the LOC122721579 gene encoding uncharacterized protein LOC122721579, protein MADWGPVVIAVVLFVVLSPELLFQLPGRGRIVVFGNMKTSANISILLHTIIFFALITIFLIPVGIYSYLHRMIVLIICGCN, encoded by the coding sequence ATGGCAGATTGGGGGCCAGTAGTGATAGCAGTGGTTCTATTTGTGGTGTTAAGTCCTGAGTTGCTATTCCAGTTGCCTGGAAGAGGAAGAATTGTGGTGTTTGGGAATATGAAGACAAGTGCGAATATTTCTATTCTACTTCATACCATCATCTTCTTTGCTCTTATCACCATCTTCCTTATACCTGTTGGTATATATTCATATTTACACAGGATGATAGTGTTAATAATTTGCGGTTGtaattga
- the LOC122721605 gene encoding uncharacterized protein LOC122721605 has product MSDWGPVFISVVLFVLLTPGLLFQVPGRHRCVEFGNFHTSGASIMVHSLLYFALVCVFLIAVKVHLYLD; this is encoded by the coding sequence ATGTCTGATTGGGGCCCTGTTTTCATATCAGTGGTGCTGTTTGTGCTCCTAACTCCTGGGCTGCTGTTTCAGGTTCCAGGGCGGCACCGGTGTGTCGAGTTTGGGAATTTTCACACCAGTGGTGCTTCTATTATGGTCCATTCTCTCCTTTACTTTGCTCTCGTTTGTGTCTTCTTGATTGCTGTTAAGGTTCACTTGTATCTTGATTAA